One Mixta gaviniae genomic window carries:
- a CDS encoding LexA family protein: MTMKTIGDRLRARRKELRLTQKDLASRVGVSHVAISQWEKDETAPRGDNLLRLSEALGCAPSYLHTGDGAATNVAPGSMDFRAVPVISYVQAGYWTAECTIRSIEGDIEFLHTNMELSDSAFTLIIKGNSMEPDFREGDAVVIDPEVIPLPGDFVVAKNGEEEALFKKYRPRGIISGQEVFELVPLNEDYPTLRSDQVPIRIIGTMIEHRRYRKRRS, encoded by the coding sequence ATGACAATGAAAACGATCGGCGATCGCCTGCGTGCGAGACGCAAAGAGTTAAGGTTGACGCAAAAGGATTTAGCCTCGCGGGTGGGGGTTTCTCATGTCGCCATCTCTCAATGGGAGAAAGACGAGACCGCGCCCAGAGGCGATAACCTGCTTCGCCTGTCGGAAGCGTTGGGCTGCGCGCCCTCCTATCTGCATACCGGGGATGGCGCAGCAACCAACGTCGCCCCTGGATCAATGGATTTTCGCGCCGTGCCTGTAATTAGCTATGTGCAGGCCGGATACTGGACGGCAGAATGCACTATCCGTTCTATAGAAGGAGATATAGAGTTTCTGCATACGAATATGGAACTATCAGACTCAGCTTTTACCTTGATTATCAAGGGCAATTCCATGGAGCCGGATTTTCGCGAAGGCGATGCGGTAGTGATCGATCCTGAGGTGATTCCGCTTCCCGGCGATTTTGTGGTGGCGAAAAACGGCGAAGAGGAAGCGCTGTTCAAGAAGTATCGGCCTCGCGGCATTATTTCAGGCCAGGAGGTGTTTGAGCTGGTCCCGCTTAATGAAGATTACCCTACGCTGCGTTCAGATCAGGTGCCGATACGCATCATCGGCACGATGATTGAGCATCGCAGATACCGGAAAAGGCGCTCTTAA
- a CDS encoding regulator: MEDLMTTISYGTSVAVNAKARRHARRRAAAMQREYLESIIDAAFGVSPAAAAPPRRVDKAVNLPSLREKPYKGAVCLPGVALYAGAIARGEKK, translated from the coding sequence TTGGAGGATCTTATGACCACGATTAGCTATGGCACTTCAGTCGCAGTAAATGCAAAAGCGCGCCGCCATGCGCGCCGTCGGGCCGCTGCGATGCAACGTGAATATCTGGAAAGCATCATTGACGCGGCTTTCGGCGTCAGTCCGGCGGCTGCGGCCCCTCCCCGCCGTGTCGATAAAGCGGTTAACTTACCTTCACTGCGGGAAAAACCGTATAAGGGGGCGGTCTGTTTGCCGGGCGTGGCGCTCTATGCCGGCGCAATAGCCAGGGGAGAAAAAAAATAA
- a CDS encoding DUF2534 family protein, whose amino-acid sequence MIREKLKRPEGKKFLLSISVVFCVALVILVRATIGGVIEEYNLPLSEWTTQMYLLQGAMVVVYTLVLTLIFSLPLGFYFFGEKSNHQ is encoded by the coding sequence GTGATACGCGAGAAATTAAAACGGCCCGAAGGGAAAAAATTTCTGCTTTCCATTTCCGTGGTGTTTTGCGTGGCGTTAGTGATCCTGGTGCGCGCCACCATCGGCGGCGTTATTGAAGAATATAACCTGCCGCTTTCTGAATGGACCACGCAGATGTACCTGCTGCAGGGCGCGATGGTTGTCGTCTACACCCTGGTGCTGACCCTTATCTTCTCTCTGCCGCTGGGTTTCTACTTTTTCGGTGAAAAATCGAATCATCAGTGA
- a CDS encoding diguanylate phosphodiesterase, protein MLSTLIYRSHLCDDVPVKILEEMVSKANKLNESYDVTGILLFNGTHFFQVLEGPEEAVLTIYQRICRDPRHHNLVELLRDYAPSRRFGNTGMELFNLQEYDPASVLQAVLDKGTTKYQLTYDDRALLFIRTFVEAREKENYYEVPPADAWDFLVDDDFVPAEQTAVVEAQPYSYAFQPIIDPFSRAIVSFEALLRSGEDGSPRSYFAQPVSEEAYLLDLKSKKQAFALAKKLGLDALTLSINLMPMSLVKVPDAVAFLLQEIEANGLVPEQIVVELTEKEVISHEEEFETAIKQLKAAGISLAIDNFGAGSAGLLLLTRVQPDKIKIDRAIISEVHKNGAKQAIVQAIIKCCSSLEIAVIAEGVEQPEEWMWLEAAGIYNFQGPLFASAKLNGIPAVAWPEKN, encoded by the coding sequence ATGCTGTCTACTCTCATCTATCGCAGTCATCTCTGCGATGACGTTCCGGTAAAAATCCTGGAAGAGATGGTGAGCAAAGCCAATAAGCTCAACGAATCCTATGATGTCACCGGCATTTTGCTCTTTAACGGCACGCACTTTTTCCAGGTTCTGGAAGGTCCCGAAGAGGCCGTTCTCACCATTTACCAACGTATCTGTCGCGATCCGCGTCATCATAATCTGGTGGAGCTGTTACGTGACTATGCGCCTTCCCGTCGCTTCGGCAACACCGGGATGGAGCTGTTTAATCTGCAGGAATATGATCCGGCCTCGGTGCTGCAGGCGGTGCTGGATAAAGGCACCACCAAATATCAGCTGACCTACGACGACAGAGCGCTGCTGTTTATCCGCACCTTTGTCGAGGCGCGGGAAAAAGAGAACTATTATGAAGTGCCGCCGGCGGACGCCTGGGATTTTCTGGTGGACGACGATTTTGTTCCGGCAGAACAAACGGCCGTGGTCGAGGCGCAGCCTTACAGCTACGCTTTCCAGCCGATTATCGACCCCTTTTCGCGCGCGATTGTCTCTTTCGAAGCATTGCTGCGCAGCGGAGAGGATGGCTCGCCGCGCAGCTATTTCGCGCAGCCGGTCAGCGAGGAAGCCTACCTGCTCGATCTGAAGTCGAAAAAACAGGCTTTCGCGCTGGCCAAAAAGCTTGGCCTTGATGCCCTGACGCTGTCGATTAACCTGATGCCGATGTCGTTAGTAAAAGTGCCTGATGCGGTGGCGTTTCTGCTGCAGGAGATTGAAGCGAACGGCCTGGTGCCGGAGCAGATCGTGGTTGAGCTGACTGAAAAAGAGGTCATTTCCCATGAGGAAGAGTTTGAAACGGCGATAAAACAGCTGAAGGCGGCGGGCATCAGCCTGGCTATCGATAACTTTGGCGCCGGCTCGGCTGGCCTGCTGCTGCTGACGCGCGTCCAGCCCGATAAGATCAAAATCGATCGCGCGATTATCAGCGAGGTACATAAAAATGGCGCCAAACAGGCGATCGTGCAGGCGATTATAAAGTGCTGTTCTTCGCTGGAGATTGCGGTGATTGCCGAAGGCGTGGAGCAACCTGAGGAGTGGATGTGGCTGGAAGCGGCGGGCATCTATAACTTCCAGGGACCGCTGTTTGCCAGTGCGAAGCTGAACGGCATTCCTGCCGTTGCCTGGCCGGAAAAGAACTGA